AATGTGCTGTTACTATTTTTCGCCGCAGATCGAGGGAATATGCTTTCATTAGCTTTGACTACAACAATCATATCTTATTGTACCTCTTTACAGCGGGAACCGCTGTATCTCTGGCAATGGAGCAAGAATTTTACAATCGAGGTATAGACAAGTTTCGTCAGGGCGACATCTCCGGAGCAATTCACGAATTTAATCGAGTTTTGCGAATAAATCCGCAGTTTGGTGACGCCTACTATCAACGGGGTTTAGCAAAGTTTGATTCCCAAGATATACAGGGTGCAATTGAAGATTACGATCGCGCTTTGCAAATCGATCCTAATAATATAGAAGCTTACTTCGGGCGAAGTCTAGCTCGCTTAGCTTTGGGAAATATTGAAGCAGCAATAGCAGATGCCGATCGCTTACTAAAAATAAATCCAAACTATGCACCAGGTTACAATCTGAGAGCAACTGCTTGCCGGAAATTGGGCAATATACAAGCCGCGATCGCTAACTATAAAAAAGCCGCAGAAATCTACCTAGAACAAAAAGATGTGGCTAAATGCCGTCAGTGTCTAGATAATATTCGCCAGTTACAGCCGCCAAATCCTGCTAATCAAAATCCCAATCACACTAATACTCAATTTAATGCGGAAGATTTTATTGAGCGAGCATATCAAAAAGGAATTTCGGGACAGTACGGTGCAGCAATTGAGGATTTTGATTGGTTGCTGCAACTTAATTATCAAGACGATCGACTTTACTACAAACGAGGTTTGATGCACTCAAAACTCGGATATCATTTACGAGCAATTGATGATTTCGATCGAGCCTTAAGCATTAAACCAAACTTAGCAGAAGCTTATTATCATAGAGGAATTGCTCGTACTGGTTTTGGAGATAAATTTAATGCGATCGCAGATTTTGAACTAGCCGCAAATCTATTTCAAAAAAGAGGAGATTCTGCTAATTATCAAAAAGCTTTAGATGAAAAAATAAAAACCGAAACTTATTTGACAAAAGCGAAAGAAACCTTAAAAGCAAAGACAGATTTATTTCAAGTTAAAATCAAACGTCGCGAAGGTGGAACGCCAGTAATTGATGTGTTATTCAACAATCGGCACGCTTTTGAAATGCTTTTAGATACTGGCGCTTCCCACACCACAATAACCCCACAAATGGCAGCGACATTAAATGTAGTTACTGTTGGGATAGAAAGAGCAGTCATCGCCAACGGACAATTAATTGAATCGCTCATGGGAAATGTAGGTTCAATTGCCGTTGGTGGGATTGTAGTGCATAACTTATTAATAGCTATTGGCGCAATTCCACTTTTGGGACAAAACTTTTTTGGGAACTACGATTTAACTATTAAGCAAGATGTAATCGAATTTCGAGTTAGGTCAAAAACTCAAGCTAGCACCTCAGAAAAATTTACAGAGAATCCCAGAGGCAAAGTTAGCAACGAATTGCAAAGTAAACTACTCACTTTAGTAGGAGGAAATTGGGCTACTGCTGAGCGGTTAATTGAACAAGAAAAGCAAAAAAATCCAGGTAAGTCAGAAAATTGGTATTGGGAAAAAGTGATTTACGATTTAGAACGCGATCGCGGAGTTTATTAATACTAAAATTATAAATTTTGCTCTCACAAATTATCGTAATAAGCTAAATATAACACTTAAAATTAATAACGATCGCGCCAAGCCTAACCGCCTTTGTAAATATCTATTCTTCTTTGCGTCCCTCTGCGAGAACCTCTGCGAACCTTTGCGTTAAAAAAATAATTAAAGTAAGGTGGGCAATGCCCACCCTACAGACATTAAATTCCTAATTTTTAGACCAAATACGCTTTAACAAATCGTAAAAAGGCTGCCAATTATCTTCTTGTACAATTGGCTCCCAAATCGATTCTATCACCGGACGAACTATGACTGTT
The sequence above is a segment of the Aerosakkonema funiforme FACHB-1375 genome. Coding sequences within it:
- a CDS encoding tetratricopeptide repeat protein, with product CAVTIFRRRSREYAFISFDYNNHILLYLFTAGTAVSLAMEQEFYNRGIDKFRQGDISGAIHEFNRVLRINPQFGDAYYQRGLAKFDSQDIQGAIEDYDRALQIDPNNIEAYFGRSLARLALGNIEAAIADADRLLKINPNYAPGYNLRATACRKLGNIQAAIANYKKAAEIYLEQKDVAKCRQCLDNIRQLQPPNPANQNPNHTNTQFNAEDFIERAYQKGISGQYGAAIEDFDWLLQLNYQDDRLYYKRGLMHSKLGYHLRAIDDFDRALSIKPNLAEAYYHRGIARTGFGDKFNAIADFELAANLFQKRGDSANYQKALDEKIKTETYLTKAKETLKAKTDLFQVKIKRREGGTPVIDVLFNNRHAFEMLLDTGASHTTITPQMAATLNVVTVGIERAVIANGQLIESLMGNVGSIAVGGIVVHNLLIAIGAIPLLGQNFFGNYDLTIKQDVIEFRVRSKTQASTSEKFTENPRGKVSNELQSKLLTLVGGNWATAERLIEQEKQKNPGKSENWYWEKVIYDLERDRGVY